The Populus alba chromosome 6, ASM523922v2, whole genome shotgun sequence genome contains a region encoding:
- the LOC118058215 gene encoding very-long-chain aldehyde decarbonylase CER3 codes for MVAAFSAWPWENLGIYKYLLYGPLLAKVLYTRILEGSFKDDWCLHILIICVARSSLHQLWSSYVNMLFLTCNRRINQHGYDFKQIDREWDWDNFILLQALIASMACYIDPPFIENVPLWNAKGFIIILSLHVGISEPLYYWVHRCFHKSYLFNQYHSIHHSSPVLHPFTGATATFLEHLALTTVIGLPIIGSCMLGNGSRIVIYGYLLVFDFLRCLGHCNVEVVPHQLFDTLPSLRYLLYTPTYHSLHHTDMGTNFCLFMPFFDAIWKTLNSNSWELHKKTSTNAAGKYRRNIPDFVFLAHVVDITSSIHAPFVIRSFASMPYTTRLFLLAYWPPAFIVMLMMWAWSKTFLISFYNLRGRLNETWSVPRFGFQYFLPFAKEGINKHIEEAILRVNRLGVKVISLAALNKNEALNGGGTLFVNKHPNLKVRVVHGNTLTAAVILNEIREDVKEVFLTGATSKLGRAIALYLCQRRVRVLMLTSSKERFQKVQKEAPLEYQSYLVQVTKYQAARGCKTWIVGKWITPGEQSWAPTGTHFHQFVVPPILSFRRDCTYGDLAAMRLPVDVQGLGNCEYSMDRGVVHACHAGGVVHLLEGWAHHEVGAIDVDRIDLVWNAALKHGLKPVSNVVTRQNSM; via the exons ATGGTAGCTGCTTTTTCAGCCTGGCCTTGGGAGAACTTGGGCATTTATAAG TATCTGCTATATGGACCTCTTCTTGCAAAAGTGCTGTATACGAGGATTCTGGAGGGTTCCTTCAAGGATGATTGGTGCCTCCACATATTGATTATATGTGTTGCTAGATCATCTCTTCATCAACTGTGGAGTAGTTACGTTAACATGCTTTTCCTGACATGTAATCGCCGGATTAATCAACACGGCTATGATTTCAAGCAGATAGACAGAGAGTGGGATTG GGATAACTTCATACTTCTTCAAGCTCTCATTGCGTCCATGGCATGTTACATCGACCCACCATTTATTGAAAATGTTCCTCTATGGAACGCAAAAggttttattatcattttgtcaCTCCATGTGGGGATTTCAGAGCCCCTATACTATTGGGTGCATAGATGCTTTCATAAAAGCTATCTCTTTAACCAGTACCATTCAATCCACCACTCTTCTCCAGTACTACACCCTTTTACAg GTGCAACTGCAACATTTTTGGAGCATCTTGCTCTAACCACAGTCATTGGACTTCCAATAATTGGGTCTTGTATGCTGGGAAATGGATCAAGAATCGTGATTTATGGGTATCTCTTGGTGTTCGATTTTCTTAGATGCTTAGGGCATTGCAATGTGGAGGTTGTTCCTCATCAATTGTTCGACACTCTTCCCTCTCTTAGATATCTTCTCTACACTCCAAC ATACCACAGCCTCCACCACACAGACATGGGCACCAACTTCTGCCTGTTTATGCCATTCTTTGATGCAATATGGAAGACACTTAATAGTAACTCGTGGGAACTACACAAGAAAACAAGCACGAATGCAGCAG GAAAATACAGGAGGAATATACCTGATTTCGTTTTCTTAGCTCATGTGGTGGATATAACATCTTCAATACATGCCCCATTTGTTATACGATCTTTTGCTTCAATGCCTTATACGACAAGGCTTTTTTTGCTGGCTTACTGGCCTCCGGCGTTTATTGTTATGCTTATGATGTGGGCATGGTCTAAGACCTTCTTAATCTCTTTCTATAATCTCAGAGGCAGGTTGAATGAAACATGGAGTGTTCCAAGATTCGGCTTTCAG tATTTCTTGCCATTTGCTAAAGAGGGTATCAATAAGCACATAGAAGAGGCCATTCTTAGGGTTAACAGGCTCGGGGTCAAGGTCATTAGCCTCGCTGCATTGAACAAG AATGAAGCTCTGAATGGTGGCGGTACGCTGTTTGTGAACAAGCATCCAAACCTTAAGGTTCGAGTTGTTCATGGAAATACCTTAACTGCTGCAGTAATTCTCAATGAAATCCGTGAGGACGTGAAAGAAGTGTTCTTAACAGGAGCAACTTCCAAACTTGGAAGGGCAATTGCCCTCTACCTCTGCCAAAGGAGAGTGAGAGTCCTG ATGCTGACTTCGTCGAAAGAGAGATTTCAAAAAGTTCAGAAGGAGGCCCCACTTGAATATCAAAGCTATCTGGTCCAAGTCACCAAGTACCAAGCAGCTCGTGGTTGCAAG ACCTGGATCGTGGGCAAGTGGATCACACCAGGGGAGCAAAGTTGGGCCCCGACAGGGACACATTTCCATCAATTTGTGGTGCCACCCATTTTGTCCTTCAGAAGGGACTGCACTTACGGTGATCTTGCAGCCATGAGACTACCTGTTGATGTTCAAGGGCTTGGAAATTGCGAG TACAGCATGGACAGAGGAGTAGTCCACGCATGCCATGCAGGCGGTGTGGTTCACCTGCTAGAAGGCTGGGCCCACCATGAAGTTGGGGCAATTGATGTTGACAGAATCGATCTGGTTTGGAATGCTGCATTGAAGCATGGCTTGAAACCAGTCTCCAATGTTGTCACCAGACAAAATTCAATGTGA